A window from Oncorhynchus mykiss isolate Arlee chromosome 9, USDA_OmykA_1.1, whole genome shotgun sequence encodes these proteins:
- the LOC110532134 gene encoding zinc finger protein PLAGL2 — protein MFQQKEHLKSHLQAHDANRQVFQCQECGKQYSTQLGYRRHLLATHTPTSLSGELHFQEGEPTLLEQLGSHTDRPQPLGGATDAIRERKYSCERCDRRFYTRKDVRRHAVVHTGRRDFLCPRCAQRFGRRDHLTRHLKKSHVQEATPTTPTATPAPTTPGPVKEEQSPVSCGMGPPSKEPIETFPMDMYSSYPLQTMSNPGMGHHHHSLMQVSLSTAMGVGRHMPDPASHPHHHLPQPQQQQQPYGHMPRYQHGSTSYSHPDTESFLMDLQSGLPPHLTAASSSSSSSPQREVLSEAQGGPGDPHILSRSPALSSAELSCAANMDLGPLLGFLPFGLPPYSAHMSMGGLVIGYPSSSTSTEPPSSSSPLPSQAPGGLTFLQPPQPHAPQGPGTHNHNNNQLPQGFSNPGMSTSTSLPRYYQAFQQ, from the coding sequence ATGTTCCAACAGAAGGAGCACCTGAAAAGCCACCTGCAGGCCCATGACGCCAACAGGCAGGTGTTCCAATGCCAGGAGTGTGGCAAACAGTACAGCACTCAGCTGGGTTACCGGCGCCACCTTCTGGCCACTCacacccccacctccctctctggtGAGCTCCATTTCCAGGAGGGAGAGCCCACCCTGCTGGAGCAGCTAGGGAGCCACACCGACAGGCCTCAGCCACTGGGGGGTGCCACCGACGCCATCAGGGAGAGGAAGTATTCGTGCGAGCGTTGCGACCGACGCTTCTACACCCGCAAGGATGTACGGCGCCACGCTGTGGTGCACACGGGCCGCCGGGACTTCCTGTGCCCGCGCTGTGCCCAGCGCTTTGGCCGCAGGGACCATCTGACACGCCACCTGAAGAAGAGCCACGTCCAGGAGGCCACACCCACCACCCCCACAGCCACACCTGCCCCCACCACACCTGGCCCCGTAAAGGAGGAGCAGAGTCCTGTGTCATGTGGCATGGGGCCCCCCTCAAAGGAGCCCATAGAGACCTTCCCCATGGACATGTACAGCAGCTACCCCCTGCAGACCATGTCCAATCCAGGCATGGGCCACCACCACCATTCCCTCATGCAGGTTTCCCTGTCCACGGCCATGGGGGTGGGCCGCCACATGCCGGACCCCGCttcccacccccaccaccaccttcCCCAGccccagcagcaacagcagcctTATGGCCACATGCCCAGGTACCAGCATGGATCTACCTCATACTCCCACCCTGACACGGAGAGCTTTCTCATGGACCTGCAGAGTGGGCTGCCCCCACACCTGACCGcagcctcctcctcttcctcctcctctcctcagaggGAGGTGCTCTCAGAAGCCCAGGGTGGGCCAGGGGACCCCCACATTCTGTCCAGGAGCCCCGCTCTCTCCTCGGCCGAGTTGTCATGCGCTGCTAACATGGACCTGGGTCCTCTCCTGGGCTTCCTGCCGTTCGGCTTGCCTCCCTACAGTGCTCATATGAGTATGGGAGGTCTGGTGATTGGCTACCCCTCTAGCTCCACTTCCACTGAGCCGCCCTCCTCCTCCAGTCCCCTGCCTTCTCAGGCCCCAGGAGGCCTTACCTTCCTGCAGCCTCCACAACCGCACGCACCCCAGGGTCCCGGAacccacaaccacaacaacaaccagctACCTCAGGGGTTCAGCAACCCTGGAATGAGCACTTCCACCTCCCTACCTCGCTACTACCAGGCCTTTCAACAGTGA